In the genome of Lacerta agilis isolate rLacAgi1 chromosome 2, rLacAgi1.pri, whole genome shotgun sequence, one region contains:
- the LOC117042026 gene encoding pantothenate kinase 3 isoform X2, with protein MKIKDAKKPSFPWFGMDIGGTLVKLAYFEPIDITAEEEQEEVESLKSIRKYLTSNVAYGSTGIRDVHLELKNLILFGRKGNLHFIRFPTHDLPTFIQMGRSKNFSTLHTVLCATGGGAYKFEEDFRTIGDLQLHKLDELDCLVKGLLYIDSVSFNGQAECYYFENASEPERCQKMPFNLDDPYPLLVVNIGSGVSILAVHSRDNYKRVTGTSLGGGTFLGLCSLLTGCESFEEALEMASKGESTHADKLVRDIYGGDYERFGLPGWAVASSFGNMIYKEKRESVSKEDLARATLVTITNNIGSIARMCAVNEKINRVVFVGNFLRVNTLSMKLLAYALDYWSKGQLKALFLEHEGYFGAVGALLGLPNFS; from the exons ATGAAGATCAAAGATGCCAAGAAGCCGT CTTTCCCATGGTTTGGTATGGACATTGGGGGAACCCTTGTGAAACTTGCATATTTTGAACCTATCGATATCACTGCAGAAGAAGAGCAGGAAGAAGTTGAAAGCTTGAAAAGTATTCGCAAATATTTGACATCAAACGTAGCCTATGGGTCCACTGGTATTCGGGATGTCCACCTTGAACTCAAGAACTTGATACTTTTTGGGCGAAAGGGAAACTTGCACTTTATCCGATTCCCAACCCATGATCTGCCTACTTTTATTCAAATGGGAAGAAGTAAAAACTTCTCAACGCTGCATACGGTGCTCTGTGCCACTGGTGGTGGTGCCTATAAGTTTGAAGAAGATTTTCGCACA ATTGGAGACCTCCAGCTGCACAAACTGGATGAACTTGACTGCCTTGTCAAAGGCTTGCTGTACATAGATTCTGTCAGTTTTAATGGCCAGGCAGAGTGCTACTATTTTGAAAATGCATCAGAACCTGAAAGATGCCAAAAGATGCCTTTTAACCTGGATGATCCGTACCCGTTGCTGGTTGTAAACATTGGTTCAGGAGTCAGTATATTAGCTGTCCATTCCAGAGACAACTataagagagtaactggaacaag TCTAGGTGGTGGGACCTTTCTTGGCTTGTGCAGCTTGCTGACTGGATGTGAAAGTTTCGAAGAAGCTCTAGAAATGGCATCTAAAGGGGAAAGTACACATGCCGACAAGCTAGTCCGGGATATTTATGGAGGAGATTATGAACGGTTTGGCTTGCCTGGGTGGGCAGTGGCATCTAG CTTTGGGAATATGATCTACAAGGAAAAGCGTGAATCTGTTAGTAAGGAAGACCTGGCTAGAGCTACACTGGTTACTATCACCAATAATATTGGATCTATAGCACGGATGTGTGCTGTAAATGAG aaGATAAACCGTGTTGTCTTTGTTGGTAACTTTTTACGTGTGAATACGTTGTCGATGAAGCTTTTGGCATATGCACTGGATTACTGGTCCAAAGGCCAGTTGAAGGCCTTGTTCCTAGAACATGAG GGATACTTTGGAGCAGTTGGTGCCCTCCTTGGATTGCCAAATTTCAGCTGA
- the LOC117042026 gene encoding pantothenate kinase 3 isoform X1: protein MKIKDAKKPSFPWFGMDIGGTLVKLAYFEPIDITAEEEQEEVESLKSIRKYLTSNVAYGSTGIRDVHLELKNLILFGRKGNLHFIRFPTHDLPTFIQMGRSKNFSTLHTVLCATGGGAYKFEEDFRTIGDLQLHKLDELDCLVKGLLYIDSVSFNGQAECYYFENASEPERCQKMPFNLDDPYPLLVVNIGSGVSILAVHSRDNYKRVTGTSLGGGTFLGLCSLLTGCESFEEALEMASKGESTHADKLVRDIYGGDYERFGLPGWAVASSFGNMIYKEKRESVSKEDLARATLVTITNNIGSIARMCAVNEKINRVVFVGNFLRVNTLSMKLLAYALDYWSKGQLKALFLEHEVCMTTAMEYRARQPLFVMVFFTCDLEDV from the exons ATGAAGATCAAAGATGCCAAGAAGCCGT CTTTCCCATGGTTTGGTATGGACATTGGGGGAACCCTTGTGAAACTTGCATATTTTGAACCTATCGATATCACTGCAGAAGAAGAGCAGGAAGAAGTTGAAAGCTTGAAAAGTATTCGCAAATATTTGACATCAAACGTAGCCTATGGGTCCACTGGTATTCGGGATGTCCACCTTGAACTCAAGAACTTGATACTTTTTGGGCGAAAGGGAAACTTGCACTTTATCCGATTCCCAACCCATGATCTGCCTACTTTTATTCAAATGGGAAGAAGTAAAAACTTCTCAACGCTGCATACGGTGCTCTGTGCCACTGGTGGTGGTGCCTATAAGTTTGAAGAAGATTTTCGCACA ATTGGAGACCTCCAGCTGCACAAACTGGATGAACTTGACTGCCTTGTCAAAGGCTTGCTGTACATAGATTCTGTCAGTTTTAATGGCCAGGCAGAGTGCTACTATTTTGAAAATGCATCAGAACCTGAAAGATGCCAAAAGATGCCTTTTAACCTGGATGATCCGTACCCGTTGCTGGTTGTAAACATTGGTTCAGGAGTCAGTATATTAGCTGTCCATTCCAGAGACAACTataagagagtaactggaacaag TCTAGGTGGTGGGACCTTTCTTGGCTTGTGCAGCTTGCTGACTGGATGTGAAAGTTTCGAAGAAGCTCTAGAAATGGCATCTAAAGGGGAAAGTACACATGCCGACAAGCTAGTCCGGGATATTTATGGAGGAGATTATGAACGGTTTGGCTTGCCTGGGTGGGCAGTGGCATCTAG CTTTGGGAATATGATCTACAAGGAAAAGCGTGAATCTGTTAGTAAGGAAGACCTGGCTAGAGCTACACTGGTTACTATCACCAATAATATTGGATCTATAGCACGGATGTGTGCTGTAAATGAG aaGATAAACCGTGTTGTCTTTGTTGGTAACTTTTTACGTGTGAATACGTTGTCGATGAAGCTTTTGGCATATGCACTGGATTACTGGTCCAAAGGCCAGTTGAAGGCCTTGTTCCTAGAACATGAGGTATGTATGACCACAGCTATGGAATATAGAGCTAGACAACC tttatttgtaaTGGTTTTCTTCACTTGTGATTTGGAAGATGTGTAG